From one Burkholderia pyrrocinia genomic stretch:
- the speD gene encoding adenosylmethionine decarboxylase, with the protein MTARDGIAPPGATLGSHVLADLAGIDAALLRDAPRLEAILTEAAQQAGARVIGAHFHHFGGEHGVTGVVLLAESHITIHTWPEHRFAAVDAFMCGAARAADAVDAIAAALGAQAQARQQVARGAAST; encoded by the coding sequence ATCGCGCCGCCGGGCGCGACGCTCGGCTCGCACGTGCTGGCCGACCTGGCCGGCATCGATGCGGCGCTGCTGCGCGACGCCCCGCGGCTCGAAGCGATCCTCACCGAAGCGGCGCAGCAGGCAGGCGCGCGCGTGATCGGCGCGCACTTCCATCATTTCGGCGGCGAGCACGGCGTGACGGGTGTCGTGCTGCTCGCCGAATCGCACATCACGATCCATACGTGGCCCGAGCATCGCTTCGCGGCCGTCGATGCGTTCATGTGCGGCGCGGCGCGCGCGGCCGATGCGGTCGATGCGATCGCTGCCGCGCTCGGCGCGCAGGCGCAGGCCAGGCAGCAGGTGGCGCGCGGCGCTGCATCGACCTGA